A stretch of DNA from Pasteurellaceae bacterium RH1A:
GAAAGCTGGCACCTTGGATGATTTGAAAAAACTCGGCTTTAAGGGGGCTGATGAAGCCAGCCTTTATCTGAAAAAGGACAAGTCTAACAAAACCCCTCGCTTTAGCGAGATTGAAGCCCAGGGCTATGAAATCGTCTTATTTGTTGGGGATAACCTAAATGACTTTGGCGATGCAACCTATCGTAAGTCCAACAAAGAGCGTAAGGCCTTTGTCGATCAAAACAGTAAGTTATTCGGTAAGAAATTTATTGTCCTGCCTAACCCTAACTACGGTGACTGGGAAGGCGGTTTGGCCAAGGATTATTACAAGGGCGATGCCCAAAGCCGTGTGAAAATCCGCCTAGATGCCATCAAGGCTTGGGACGGCAAATAAGCAAATTAAGCGTTCAAAGAAATTTGAACGCTTTTTTGCTTTTACATCTTTGCTCTTACATCCAGGCATTACTGCGGATAACCCCTACAGCCAGGCCCTCAATTTCAATAAACTGAAAGCGAGGATCAACCACAATCGGCTCTAGCTCATCATTTTCAGGGTGCAGATAAATCAGATTGCCCTTTTTCTCCAAGCGTTTAACGGTGACTTCATCGTCCACTCGAGCAACCACAACCTGGCCATTGCGAACAGATGATGTTCTATGCACAGCCAATAAATCGCCGTCTAAAATGCCGATTTTCTCCATAGAGTTGCCGCTGACCTTGAGTAAATAATCAGCCGCAGGCGAGAAGAGGGAACCGTTTACAGGGTAGTGGTTTTCAATGTGTTCAATGGCCAGGATAGGCGCGCCGGCTGCAACCTTACCCACTAGAGGCAGGCCTTCATCATCGTTGGCAGCTTCATCATTCACTAAAATGCGGATACCACGAGAAGTGCCAGAAATCATCTCAATGTAGCCTTTGCGGGCCAGGGCTTTTAAATGTTCTTCCGCAGCATTGGGGGAGCGGAAGCCAATCTCACGGGCGATTTCAACCCGTGTTGGCGGCATACCCGTGGTTTCGATATGATTTTTAACGAAGTCAAAAATCTCTTGCTGGCGTTGGGTTAGCATCTGTTGTCGTTTCATAAAACCTCACTGTCTTTATATACAGAAATATTTGGTATTATATACAGTAAATTTGGCTTTGCAACTAGAAATTACATAAAATTGCTGAAATTTATGCTAAACTCCCTGCCATTCAAATGACTTGTCCGACCATAATAAGAAAAGGATTATACAATGTCTGCATTTTTAGCTTTTTACCGTAAAGCCCTAAACTTCCCCCTCTCCTTGTTGGTGAAATCCCGTGCCATTCCAACCGATCCTGTGGCGGAATTGGGCCTTAACCTTGAGCAGCCCATTATCTATGTGCTGCCTTATACCTCCCAAACCGATCTGCTTATCCTGCAAAAGCACTGTGCAGCCCTTAATTTGCCTGATCCCCTGGCCAATAATGAGATCGAGGGCCAATCCCTGCCACGTTTTGTCTTTTTAGATGAAGGCCGCCGCTTTTTTAAATCCAAGGGGGCGAAAAGCGAAACGGAAAAGCTCTTTTATCGTTATTTAGACTTGCACCGCAGCCTGCCTGATCTGGATGTGCAACTGGTGCCAGTGTCGGTCTTGTGGGGGCGTTTCCCTGGCAAGGAAGGGGCACCAGATTTACGCTTTTTAGGCTTTTTCCAGCGTTTGGTGACCATGGTTTGGTTTGGGCGGGATAATTTTATCCGCTTCTCCCAGGCTCTTTCCCTGCGTTTTATGGTGGAGAAACACGGGGCGGACGAAAAAATCGCCCAAAAACTCTCCCGTGTGGCCAAAATGCACTTTGCCAAGCAACGTTATTCTGCCACAGGGCCAAAATTGCCCAACCGTCAGGCCATGTTTAACAAGCTCTTGCAATCGCCTGCCATTTTAGCGGCCATTGACGATGAGGCCAGAAAGCCGAAAAGCTCGCCTGAAAAAGCCCGCAAAGAAGCAGAAAAAATCCTCAAAGAAATTGCCGCTGATGTCCGCCACGACAGCCTGCGCATGGCCGACCGTTTCCTAAGCTGGCTCTGGAACAAGCTCTATCAGGGCATCAATGTGCAAAACGGCGACCGAGTACGCAAGCTGGCCCTAGAAGGCCACGAGATTGTCTATGTGCCCTGCCACCGCAGCCACATGGACTACCTCTTGCTCTCCTACATTCTCTACCATCAAGGCCTAGTGCCGCCGCATATTGCCGCGGGCATTAACCTCAATTTCTGGCCTGCCGGCCCGCTCTTCCGCAGTTGGGGAGCCTTCTTCCTGCGCCGCACCTTCAAGGGTAACCGCCTCTATTCCACTATTTTCCGAGAATATTTGGCTGAACTCTTCTACCGTGGCTATTCGGTGGAATATTTTATTGAGGGCGGCCGCTCACGCACAGGCCGTCTCTTAGAGCCGAAAACGGGCATGATGTCCATGACCCTCCAGGCCCTGCAACGTGGTTTGACCCGCCCTATCAGCATTGTGCCAGTCTATATTGGCTATGAACATGTGCTGGAGGTGGACACCTATGCCAAGGAATTGCGTGGGGCAGAGAAAGAGAAAGAAAATGCCGGCCTGGTCTTCCGTGTGATCAAAAAATTACGCAATCTTGGCCAGGGCTTTGTGAATTTTGGTGAGCCGATTGCGGTCAATCACTACCTCAACGAGCATTTCCCAGAATGGAAACATGTCACCGAAGACAGCCGTCCGAAATGGCTGGGCGATGCGGTTGAACAGGTGGCGCATACGGTGATGATCAACATCAACAAGGCTGCGGCCGTCAATGCTAAAAATTTAGTGGGATCGGCACTTTTAGCCTCCCGCCAGCGCTCGCTCACCCGTGAGCAGTTGCTCGAACAGCTCGACAGCTATATGCAGCTCTTTAAAAACGTGCCTTATTCCCAGGATATGACCGTGCCTGCTGACAGTGCTGAGGCCATGTTGGAGCACGTTCTTCAGTTGCCTCGCTCGGGCGTCTTGTCTGAAAAGGACAGCTTCGGCGAAATCATCCGCCTCGATCGCCAGTCGGCCGTACTCATGACCTATTACCGCAACAACATCCAGCATCTCTTTGTGCTGCCGTCCTTGGTGGCCAGCATTGTCCTGCACCATGAAGCGGTATCGAAGGATTTTGTTATCCAGTCTGTTAGTAAGATTTATCCTTTCCTCAAGGCGGAACTCTTTTTGCATTTTAGTGAGACCGAAGTCCGCCCGCAAATTGAGGCCATTATTAGTGAATTTACCCGCCAGAACCTGATCAAAAATGAAAGCGATATGCTTATGATCAACCGCTCTCGAGTGCGTTCTTTACAGCTTCATTCAGCCGGCGTGCGGGAAATCCTGCAACGTTACTACATCAGCCTCAATGTCCTTTTAGACCAGCCAGATATTAGCCGTAATGAACTGGAAAAAGAAAGCCGTTCCATTGCCCAGCGTTTGTCTGTCCTGCACGGCATCAACGCTCCAGAATTCTTCGACAAGGCACTCTTCTCCACCTTCAGCAACAGCCTCAAATCTCAGGGCTACTTTGATGAAGAGGGCAATGCCATCTTGGCCAAGGTGCAAGATGTGGACACTCTCTTAAAGGGCCTAATTTCCATTGAAATCCAACTGACCGTACAAGGAGCCATGGCAAAGCCTGAACGGGTTGAGGAAGTGAAGGCTGAAGAAGAAAAGGAAGAAAAAGAGGATCAACAAGCGGTTTAAGAATCCGCAAAATTTGCAAAAATCCCCGCAAAATTAACCGCTTGCGGGGATTTTCTATATACCCCAACCCCGTCAAATACCTCCACATTTTGTGTCAGATCATGTCGCAAGCCCCTTGGCTAATTTGATCTAAAACAAGCCTTCATCTGCTAGCTGACGATTTTTCCTGCAATCATTCTACCTGTTGTTGTGCAAAAAAAAACAATATATAATCAAAAATTAAGCGAACAATGGAGCAATTTTTGAGTTTTTACGTTCCTAAAACTGTATAAAAACCAGCCAATTTATAAGAAGAAAAGTTTGTTTTGTCTCTATTTTTGCTTGTTTTTTAAGCAGTAAGGCTGGGCAGCTTTTAGGTTTATTTGGCAGGTTTTTCATTCCGATCTTTAAAGCCACCAATAACCTTATCTCTTATTTGGTGGCTTTTTTATGTTTGTTTGCTGATGTGTGAAATTTTTGTTTAACGCTTAATAAGGAGCATTTTATGTCGCAAATGAGTTTAAGAAGTGGCTGAATTTGTCAGTTTAATGAACTAAAACCACAAAAGTGGTGCTAATTCCAGCCATACTTAATTTTATGATGAGCGTGAAATAAAGCACTAAATTTGGTGCAACGTTTTTTGATTATTTGGCGGACGTTTTGTTTAACAGTTTCGCTTGCTTAAAGGAAGAGTCCTTCTCTTCTCGCCAAAGAATCTCACTATTACCTAAATAAGGAAATCTAAATGAAAAAGAAACTTTTAACCTTACTATTGTCACTTTCTTGTGTTCCTTCTGCGTTGGCAGATGATGCTTTTTTTAGCCTAGAATTGAGTAAAGGCGGGAGTCCTATATTCCTTCAGCAAGGGCAACAAGCATCTGGTCTAAAAATGATTGCATTACAGGGATTTAAACTATCTAATATCGCCATTAATTCAGGCCAATGCCCATTGGCATTTGGTTATAGCGCTCAAAGCACATTTTCTCAATATAGTGATTTTCTTGCTGAATTTAGGAAAAACTCTTTAACAATAAAACCAAAACAGGAAGTATCTTTCTATTTTGGTTGTGGTTTAGATGAGACAGATGAAATTACTATTACCACAGATAAAGGTATTCAACAAGTGACCTTTGATTCCAATAATAAACCAATCAGCACAATTAAACCTCTTTCAGAGAAGGCGACAGCTTTTGAGAAAAAAGCTGAAACTAAGCCACTGAATGAACTTTATCGAGTTTCTAATTACACTTGCTATCAAGATAAAGATCAAGCTGGCGAAGTGGCTGAATATTGTACCCCATTAATGATAACAGATCGTGCAGACTTTGATTTACCCTTAGGTCGATTTATGTCAAAGCCTTTATTTGCGATGCGTGCGCAAGAGAAAGCTAGATGGGCAAGATATATTGAACATGCCGAAACGATTCCAAGTGAATTACCAAAATTTAAAGCGAAAAAACTTCCTGAGGTATCAGAACCTCCATTTAGTGGCACTATTACAGCACAACCTCACCCAGAAAATTCATTACGTTTGGCAGAAAGAGGCTTAAACTCAGCAATTAGCTTTTATGAGTCTAGTTTGTTAGAGTTTATTAGAATAAAAATTAAAGTGGCAGAAATGGAGAATGAACTGGAAAAAGCGCAGCAAGAATTAGCCAAAGTGAAGAAAGCCTTGAAAAGTAACTCTTCGGAGCGTTTACAGCGCCGTGCACAAACATTAGAAGAGAGTATTTATGGCTTTTTCGGTTATTTGGCCAAGTTAGAAATTTATGCGACTGAGTTAACTAACAAAGAAAAGAGCTTTAGTGAGTATAAACAAAGAATAGAAAAAGCACAACAGGAAGTGATATATAAAAGGCAAGTGTGGAAAGAATCGGAAAAATCCGCAGAAACTAATCAATAAACAATCTATTGAATGTCGTTGTATCGTCAATCAATAGATGTTTATGTACTAACAAAAAACAAAGCATTAGTATCATTATTTTGGAGAATATATGGAAGACACCTTAGTTGCCTTAGCGAATTTATTAAACATTAAACGTTCTGATTTAGATATTAATTGGTCTTATTTTGATCTGACACCCCTTGGTGTGCCAGCTGAATATCAAAAATGGGTCTATATTGCGGCAGTGCTTATTTATTTAATTACTATTCTTGTTCTGCATAGTAAGGAAAAAGTGACCTTCTTTTATAGCTATTTAGACATAAGCATTGTAATTGTAACACCACTTACTTTTTTAGGACTTAACTGTGCAGTCGGTATGGAATGGCTAAGTGCGGATTTAAGTGGAAAAATTGGCTTAGGTATTTTAGTCTTTGCTCTAATTTTCCTTTGGTTTATAACCTATCGATCAAATAAGAATAGCATTATTGCTTCTTTATTTGTTTTTCCAGGAAAAATTATAGCTGGACTCTATGCTATTATAGTATTTGGTTTAGCTTTTATTTGTTCTATGTTCGATGGTGATAGGAAAAAATATGAAAGAAGAACCACCTATAAAAAAGAATGGATAAGGAGAGAGGAG
This window harbors:
- a CDS encoding repressor LexA produces the protein MKRQQMLTQRQQEIFDFVKNHIETTGMPPTRVEIAREIGFRSPNAAEEHLKALARKGYIEMISGTSRGIRILVNDEAANDDEGLPLVGKVAAGAPILAIEHIENHYPVNGSLFSPAADYLLKVSGNSMEKIGILDGDLLAVHRTSSVRNGQVVVARVDDEVTVKRLEKKGNLIYLHPENDELEPIVVDPRFQFIEIEGLAVGVIRSNAWM
- a CDS encoding glycerol-3-phosphate 1-O-acyltransferase gives rise to the protein MSAFLAFYRKALNFPLSLLVKSRAIPTDPVAELGLNLEQPIIYVLPYTSQTDLLILQKHCAALNLPDPLANNEIEGQSLPRFVFLDEGRRFFKSKGAKSETEKLFYRYLDLHRSLPDLDVQLVPVSVLWGRFPGKEGAPDLRFLGFFQRLVTMVWFGRDNFIRFSQALSLRFMVEKHGADEKIAQKLSRVAKMHFAKQRYSATGPKLPNRQAMFNKLLQSPAILAAIDDEARKPKSSPEKARKEAEKILKEIAADVRHDSLRMADRFLSWLWNKLYQGINVQNGDRVRKLALEGHEIVYVPCHRSHMDYLLLSYILYHQGLVPPHIAAGINLNFWPAGPLFRSWGAFFLRRTFKGNRLYSTIFREYLAELFYRGYSVEYFIEGGRSRTGRLLEPKTGMMSMTLQALQRGLTRPISIVPVYIGYEHVLEVDTYAKELRGAEKEKENAGLVFRVIKKLRNLGQGFVNFGEPIAVNHYLNEHFPEWKHVTEDSRPKWLGDAVEQVAHTVMININKAAAVNAKNLVGSALLASRQRSLTREQLLEQLDSYMQLFKNVPYSQDMTVPADSAEAMLEHVLQLPRSGVLSEKDSFGEIIRLDRQSAVLMTYYRNNIQHLFVLPSLVASIVLHHEAVSKDFVIQSVSKIYPFLKAELFLHFSETEVRPQIEAIISEFTRQNLIKNESDMLMINRSRVRSLQLHSAGVREILQRYYISLNVLLDQPDISRNELEKESRSIAQRLSVLHGINAPEFFDKALFSTFSNSLKSQGYFDEEGNAILAKVQDVDTLLKGLISIEIQLTVQGAMAKPERVEEVKAEEEKEEKEDQQAV